Proteins from a single region of Blastopirellula marina:
- a CDS encoding DUF1559 domain-containing protein, with the protein MLHRRTAFTLVELLVVIAIIGILIALLLPAVQQAREAARRMQCANNLKQICLAFHNYADVNKGFPQARITGVYDGANSVFSGWPTAILPYIEQGNLAELYNDNLPHFHEDNQELVRTKIDLFVCPSTPNGDRQVQLSTGPVESTLIPDRYGAPGDYYVRLQTWVWPSGPTLDVGLDSNAATPLAKFTDGLSNTVLLGEVCARPVLYINGKPQSSPMTAQPGWSAWAGPQALRLRSYNSDCSAESDSSNVYQQAINVCNQQGLYSFHPGGAMVSLGDGSVRFLAETTDIETVVAMHSRSGGEVFEMP; encoded by the coding sequence ATGCTCCATCGCCGTACTGCGTTCACGCTTGTCGAGCTTCTGGTTGTGATTGCCATCATTGGGATTTTGATTGCTCTTTTACTACCTGCGGTACAGCAGGCCCGGGAGGCCGCTCGCCGGATGCAATGCGCCAACAACCTGAAACAAATCTGTCTAGCATTTCACAACTATGCCGACGTCAATAAAGGGTTTCCCCAGGCGCGAATTACGGGCGTTTATGATGGGGCAAATTCCGTCTTTTCCGGATGGCCGACTGCTATCTTACCCTACATCGAGCAAGGCAATTTAGCTGAGCTTTACAACGACAATCTGCCCCACTTCCATGAAGACAATCAGGAACTGGTGCGAACAAAAATTGATTTGTTCGTCTGTCCTTCCACTCCGAACGGAGACCGCCAAGTACAACTCTCGACCGGCCCCGTGGAATCGACGCTGATACCGGACCGCTATGGTGCTCCTGGTGACTATTATGTCCGCCTGCAAACGTGGGTATGGCCTAGCGGTCCCACGCTCGATGTCGGCCTCGATTCGAATGCGGCTACCCCTTTGGCCAAATTTACCGACGGCCTGTCCAATACCGTCTTGCTAGGAGAGGTGTGTGCCCGCCCTGTTTTGTATATTAATGGCAAACCACAATCGAGCCCAATGACCGCTCAACCTGGTTGGTCAGCTTGGGCTGGCCCCCAAGCTTTACGGCTTAGAAGTTACAACTCCGATTGCTCTGCCGAATCGGACAGCTCGAATGTTTATCAGCAGGCGATCAATGTTTGCAACCAACAAGGTCTATACAGCTTCCATCCTGGTGGAGCAATGGTCTCATTGGGTGATGGCAGTGTCCGATTTCTTGCCGAGACGACTGACATCGAGACGGTCGTTGCCATGCACTCTCGCTCAGGGGGAGAAGTCTTCGAGATGCCTTAG
- a CDS encoding serine/threonine protein kinase, whose translation MSKGQEKSIFFEAIEIESEPVRNVFLQKACGSDQELLASVQALVYEHFREENPVDRLAIWDLESTVGYPMQKAFSFPYEPGADVGPFKLREQIGEGGFGLVFVADQEKPFRRRVALKIIKPGMDSPEVIARFEAERQALALMDHANIARVYDAGMTFRGHPYFVMELVRGVPLIDFCDRHKLTTNERLDLFVLICHAVQYAHQKGIIHRDLKPSNILVSLENGKPVPKIIDFGVAKAINQTLTDRTIYTRYASMIGTPAYMSPEQAEMSNLDIDTRSDIYSLGVLLYEILTGSTPLVQDRVANVGLDELRRIIREEEAQRPSYRLSTLNNELASTISANRRMEPARLTSTVKGDLDWIVMKALNKDRNRRYATAGALAKDVTCYLNQQPIEARPPSSLYRFSKYARRHKIAILATSMVALALILGLVVSAWQASVATIALRDARRAETEATSAKEELEQFTERLKQANSLLTSGYAHVDAGNWAEAHDAYTQAIKVQPRYFPVWIGRGSLYAKLGLWELAADDYQQAFELGSPLDRVEFLGVPQLFLYTDKRSQYSVLRQQLAQVGEMTGGAVSRGVLISQDVSPVEASKIAEAFEGQLTSLDSEKNEEESLTQRKHSRIPMGVRLYVAGWAHLKAGNLKQAIFRLQQSSDDSQTWAGHGIGYPLIAIAYHEQGRSTDAQMILKQAEQQMELWLESSLNGPDISLPIPWFDWIEFLINYDRAQRLINGKTSTPNPKLAQRTSRALAVIE comes from the coding sequence ATGTCTAAAGGTCAGGAAAAGTCGATCTTCTTTGAAGCGATTGAAATCGAGTCAGAGCCAGTTCGCAATGTATTTCTACAAAAGGCGTGTGGGAGTGATCAAGAATTGCTGGCGTCCGTCCAGGCATTGGTTTATGAGCACTTCCGAGAAGAGAATCCCGTCGATCGGCTGGCAATTTGGGATCTTGAAAGCACCGTCGGCTATCCAATGCAAAAGGCGTTCTCTTTTCCCTATGAGCCTGGGGCTGATGTCGGTCCGTTCAAACTTCGAGAACAGATCGGCGAAGGTGGTTTTGGGCTAGTATTCGTGGCCGACCAGGAAAAGCCGTTTCGGCGTCGAGTAGCACTTAAAATTATTAAGCCGGGTATGGATTCTCCGGAAGTGATCGCCCGCTTCGAGGCCGAGCGTCAAGCGCTCGCTCTAATGGATCATGCCAATATTGCTCGCGTTTACGATGCCGGAATGACGTTTAGAGGCCACCCATATTTTGTGATGGAACTCGTACGTGGCGTGCCGCTAATCGATTTTTGTGATCGGCACAAACTGACGACAAACGAAAGGTTGGACCTTTTCGTATTAATCTGCCATGCAGTCCAATATGCGCACCAAAAGGGGATTATTCATCGCGATCTGAAACCGTCGAATATTCTTGTTTCGCTAGAGAATGGCAAACCAGTTCCTAAGATCATTGACTTTGGGGTGGCCAAGGCGATCAATCAAACCCTGACCGATCGGACGATCTATACACGGTATGCTTCGATGATTGGAACACCAGCATACATGAGTCCTGAACAGGCAGAGATGAGCAACCTGGATATCGATACGCGGAGCGACATCTATTCCCTGGGGGTATTGCTCTATGAGATACTCACCGGTTCAACACCTTTGGTTCAAGATCGTGTAGCCAATGTCGGGCTTGACGAACTTCGCCGGATCATTCGAGAAGAGGAGGCCCAACGTCCTAGTTATCGACTTAGTACGCTTAACAATGAACTCGCAAGTACTATATCTGCGAATCGGCGAATGGAGCCTGCTCGGTTAACTTCCACTGTCAAAGGCGATCTCGATTGGATCGTTATGAAGGCTCTTAATAAGGATCGAAACCGTCGTTACGCGACGGCTGGGGCCTTGGCCAAAGACGTGACATGTTACTTGAATCAACAGCCTATCGAAGCGCGGCCACCTTCGTCACTATATCGCTTCTCCAAATATGCGAGGCGACACAAGATTGCAATTCTTGCCACGTCGATGGTTGCATTGGCATTGATCCTCGGGCTTGTTGTCAGTGCTTGGCAGGCAAGCGTTGCGACGATTGCTTTACGTGATGCTCGCCGTGCTGAAACAGAAGCGACTTCGGCCAAGGAAGAACTGGAGCAGTTCACCGAACGATTGAAACAAGCCAATTCATTGCTGACTTCGGGATATGCCCACGTTGATGCTGGAAACTGGGCCGAAGCTCACGATGCATATACGCAGGCAATAAAGGTGCAACCTCGCTACTTTCCTGTTTGGATAGGACGAGGGTCGCTTTATGCGAAGTTGGGACTTTGGGAACTAGCCGCCGATGACTATCAACAGGCGTTCGAGCTTGGAAGCCCGTTGGATCGCGTTGAATTCCTTGGTGTTCCGCAGCTATTCCTTTATACGGATAAGCGATCACAGTATTCCGTACTCCGCCAGCAACTCGCGCAAGTCGGAGAAATGACAGGTGGGGCTGTTTCCCGCGGAGTGTTGATCAGCCAGGATGTTTCTCCTGTAGAAGCGAGCAAAATCGCTGAAGCTTTTGAAGGGCAACTGACATCGTTAGATAGTGAAAAGAATGAAGAGGAATCACTGACTCAACGAAAGCATTCTCGTATTCCCATGGGAGTTCGATTGTATGTAGCCGGATGGGCACACTTAAAAGCAGGCAATCTAAAACAAGCAATCTTCCGCCTTCAGCAATCTAGTGATGATAGCCAAACCTGGGCAGGTCATGGGATAGGCTATCCGTTGATCGCTATTGCATATCACGAACAAGGACGATCAACTGATGCTCAAATGATACTTAAGCAGGCAGAACAACAGATGGAATTATGGCTGGAGTCCTCTCTCAACGGCCCAGATATATCGCTCCCAATTCCATGGTTTGATTGGATCGAATTCCTGATCAATTATGACCGGGCTCAAAGGCTTATTAACGGTAAGACTTCAACCCCAAATCCCAAGCTCGCTCAGAGAACTTCCAGGGCACTTGCTGTCATCGAATGA